One Bacillota bacterium genomic window, TGACACGGTCTCCAGTGGAAAGACGAAGCTTGGAACGGATATCCTTTGGGAGCGTAATTTGGCCTTTGGCCATTACCTTGGCGTTATCAACTATAGGGGCGCTCATGCTAAAACCTCCTTGAATTTTAAAAAGTAGGACAATCCCTATTTACCCTACCATTAGTATATGCCAAACAGCGTTAAAATACAATTGCTTTTGAATATTTTGCAGGGGAGGTGCGGCATGTCAGATTTATCTTAGAACTCGGATTTACTATGCCGGCTGGGAGTTGGGAGGATAACAAAACTTATGGGATATTCAGATTTCGGCTTGCGCATAGGCGTAGAAGGCCAAAAGGAATTCAAGAACGCCATGCTGGATATCAACCGCTCCTTTAAAGTCCTAGGCAGCGAAATGGAGCTTGTGTCTGCCCAGTTTGGCAAAAACGACAAGTCAGTCGAGGCTTTGACCTCGC contains:
- a CDS encoding AbrB/MazE/SpoVT family DNA-binding domain-containing protein; the protein is MSAPIVDNAKVMAKGQITLPKDIRSKLRLSTGDRV